A window from Pseudomonas kribbensis encodes these proteins:
- the pseI gene encoding pseudaminic acid synthase: MNSFKIGDRLIGADAPPFIIAEMSGNHNQSLDVALQIVEAAAKAGAHALKLQTYTAETMTLDLAEGEFFIKDPNSLWAGTSLYDLYEKAHTPWEWHAPIFARAKELGMLAFSTPFDDSAVDFLESLDVPAYKIASFENTDLPLIRRVAATGKPLIISTGMASIAELDETVRAAREAGCKDLVLLKCTSTYPATPLNSNVRTIPHLRELFGCQVGLSDHSMGVGVSVAAVALGATVVEKHFTLDRAAGGVDASFSLEPAEMASLVVETERAWQAMGQVHYGVTEAEKKSLVYRRSLYVTADMAAGEPFTAANLRAIRPGLGLPPKHTDAILGRRARAPIKRGTPLDWSLVE, encoded by the coding sequence ATGAACAGTTTCAAGATTGGCGATCGCCTGATCGGTGCCGACGCACCGCCATTCATCATTGCTGAAATGAGCGGCAACCATAACCAGTCGCTGGACGTCGCCCTGCAGATTGTCGAGGCGGCGGCCAAGGCCGGTGCCCATGCCTTGAAGCTGCAAACCTACACCGCTGAAACCATGACGCTGGATCTGGCGGAAGGCGAATTCTTCATCAAGGATCCGAACAGCCTGTGGGCCGGCACGTCGCTGTACGATCTGTACGAAAAGGCCCACACGCCGTGGGAATGGCACGCCCCGATCTTCGCCCGGGCCAAGGAGCTGGGCATGCTCGCGTTTTCGACGCCGTTCGATGACAGCGCCGTGGACTTTCTCGAGAGCCTCGACGTGCCGGCCTACAAGATCGCCAGCTTCGAAAACACGGATCTGCCGCTGATTCGTCGCGTCGCGGCGACCGGCAAGCCGCTGATCATTTCCACCGGCATGGCCAGCATCGCCGAGCTCGACGAAACCGTGCGCGCGGCCCGTGAAGCCGGGTGCAAGGATCTGGTGCTGCTCAAGTGCACCAGCACTTACCCGGCGACGCCGCTCAACAGCAATGTGCGCACGATCCCGCATCTGCGAGAGCTGTTCGGTTGTCAGGTGGGGCTGTCCGATCATTCGATGGGCGTTGGTGTGTCGGTGGCCGCTGTGGCGCTCGGGGCTACGGTGGTTGAAAAGCACTTCACCCTCGACCGCGCGGCGGGCGGGGTGGACGCGAGTTTCTCGCTGGAGCCCGCGGAAATGGCCAGCCTGGTGGTCGAAACCGAGCGCGCCTGGCAGGCCATGGGCCAGGTGCATTATGGCGTGACCGAGGCTGAGAAAAAGTCCCTGGTCTACCGTCGGTCGCTGTACGTCACGGCCGACATGGCGGCCGGTGAACCCTTCACGGCGGCCAATCTGCGTGCCATTCGTCCCGGTCTCGGTCTGCCGCCCAAGCACACCGACGCCATCCTCGGCCGCCGCGCGCGCGCGCCGATCAAACGCGGCACGCCGCTGGACTGGTCGCTGGTCGAATAA
- the fliD gene encoding flagellar filament capping protein FliD, whose product MASPILPGSGLGSGLDIGAIVTALVNADKSAKQTQIDATTKTNTLKISGIGTLKSALTAFQTAMTNLSSKTNPAFAGYTATSGTPTVLGATSDNTAVSGTYSVVVNNLATGSKVASASFSGGAASAIPSGTLKISQNGTDYNVTIPANATLQTTRDAINSSQGINGISANIVTDSSGASRLVISSSKTGSGNDLTVSGIAGLEIDGTKVMSATPAAGDSGAVGKLATDASLTIDGLTVTSKSNTVTGAVSGLTMNLLTVPNPPGTPVTVTVDTNTKGLQTSVQTFVDAYNTLKSTIDTLSKATPDEDGKLTVQAAFTGDSLPRSLIADIRSQLTMPSGTTTGPMAYLSQLGVMTDKLTGNLTFDTVAFNKAMSQPGMTGQVQQMFTGTDDKNGLLARMSKAVDPYLKGATSTSPGLLDQRMTILNNNAKSLTSQQLALDLRVANLTKTLTAKYNAMDLLVGQMKATASSITSFFSSLNAQQSAK is encoded by the coding sequence ATGGCAAGTCCAATTTTACCGGGTTCGGGCCTGGGTTCCGGTCTGGACATCGGTGCGATCGTTACTGCACTGGTCAACGCCGACAAATCGGCGAAGCAGACGCAGATCGATGCCACGACCAAAACCAACACCCTGAAGATCTCCGGTATCGGTACGTTGAAGAGTGCGCTGACTGCATTCCAGACAGCGATGACCAACCTGAGCAGCAAGACCAACCCTGCGTTTGCCGGTTACACGGCGACTTCGGGCACGCCGACTGTTCTGGGCGCAACTTCGGATAACACCGCGGTCTCGGGCACTTACAGTGTTGTTGTAAATAATCTGGCAACCGGCTCGAAAGTGGCCAGCGCATCCTTTTCCGGCGGTGCTGCCAGTGCCATTCCGAGTGGTACCCTGAAAATCAGTCAGAATGGCACTGATTACAATGTCACGATCCCGGCCAATGCGACCCTGCAGACCACGCGTGATGCGATCAACAGCTCCCAGGGTATCAATGGTATTTCCGCCAACATTGTGACGGACAGCTCCGGCGCTTCGCGTCTGGTGATCAGTTCGAGCAAGACTGGCTCAGGCAATGACTTGACCGTCAGCGGTATCGCCGGTCTGGAAATCGATGGCACCAAGGTGATGAGCGCCACCCCGGCAGCCGGTGATTCCGGTGCGGTCGGCAAGCTCGCCACGGATGCGTCGCTGACCATCGATGGTCTGACAGTGACCAGCAAGAGCAATACGGTGACTGGCGCCGTCAGTGGTTTGACGATGAACCTGCTGACTGTTCCCAATCCGCCCGGCACACCGGTCACGGTGACCGTGGATACCAACACCAAGGGTTTGCAGACCTCGGTTCAGACCTTCGTTGATGCCTACAACACCCTGAAGAGCACCATCGACACTCTGTCCAAGGCGACGCCGGATGAGGATGGCAAGCTGACCGTTCAGGCGGCTTTCACGGGTGACTCTCTGCCGCGTTCGTTGATTGCCGATATTCGCAGTCAATTGACCATGCCGAGCGGTACCACCACCGGTCCGATGGCCTATCTGTCGCAGTTGGGCGTCATGACCGACAAGCTGACCGGTAACCTGACGTTCGATACGGTCGCTTTCAACAAGGCGATGTCCCAGCCTGGCATGACCGGTCAGGTTCAGCAGATGTTCACGGGCACCGACGACAAGAACGGTCTGTTGGCGCGTATGAGCAAGGCGGTGGATCCGTACCTGAAAGGGGCGACCAGCACCTCGCCAGGCCTCCTCGATCAGCGTATGACCATCCTGAACAACAACGCCAAGAGCCTGACCAGTCAACAGCTGGCACTGGATCTGCGTGTTGCCAACCTGACCAAGACGTTGACTGCCAAGTACAACGCCATGGACTTGTTGGTTGGGCAAATGAAGGCGACTGCGAGCAGCATCACGTCGTTCTTCAGCTCGCTGAACGCTCAGCAATCTGCGAAGTAA
- a CDS encoding flagellar protein FliT, which translates to MSLVLQRIEETRVALVGALAERNWEAIGQLDLDCRSCMEDVLSEASVDEVALRDNLEELLHVYKELLEVAMGERQAIVDEMSQITQAQNAAKVYHLFG; encoded by the coding sequence ATGAGTCTTGTATTGCAGCGAATCGAAGAAACCCGAGTGGCGTTGGTCGGTGCCCTGGCCGAGCGCAACTGGGAGGCGATCGGTCAACTCGACCTGGATTGCCGTTCCTGCATGGAAGATGTCTTGAGTGAGGCTTCGGTGGATGAAGTCGCGCTGCGTGACAATCTCGAGGAGCTGCTGCATGTCTACAAGGAGCTTCTTGAGGTCGCCATGGGTGAGCGTCAGGCGATAGTCGACGAGATGTCGCAGATCACCCAAGCGCAGAACGCGGCAAAGGTTTACCATCTGTTTGGTTAA
- a CDS encoding flagellar protein FlaG — protein MDMSVKLNVTYPAPKPANTVTDKPSETKPQAVDAVSDSKKSQETDETKLKLAVQEIEKFVQSIKRNLEFSIDEHSGKVIVKVIASETGEVVRQIPSAEALKLADSLANASHVLFDAKV, from the coding sequence ATGGACATGAGCGTAAAGCTTAACGTGACTTATCCGGCTCCCAAGCCAGCCAATACCGTCACTGACAAGCCGTCGGAGACCAAGCCTCAAGCGGTCGATGCTGTTTCTGACTCGAAAAAAAGCCAGGAAACGGATGAAACCAAATTGAAGCTGGCGGTGCAGGAGATCGAGAAGTTTGTTCAATCGATCAAGCGCAACCTGGAGTTCTCGATCGACGAGCACTCTGGAAAGGTCATCGTCAAGGTGATTGCGAGCGAGACGGGCGAGGTCGTACGACAGATCCCTTCCGCAGAAGCTCTCAAGCTGGCAGACAGCCTCGCCAACGCGAGTCACGTGTTGTTCGACGCCAAAGTCTGA
- a CDS encoding ketoacyl-ACP synthase III: MIGIKSIASYVPVAGVDNYAQGAKFEKDEEFILGKIGSAFLPRKDAEQETSDLCVEAANALFASNPELKRESIDALIVVTQNGDEEGLPHTAAIVQDKLGLPTNVAAFDISLGCSGYVYGIYAIKGFMEAAGLKNGLLITADPYSKIVDPEDRNTTMLFGDAATATWMGEDPVWALGKAKFGTDGSGAPHLKVTDGVFFMNGRQVFNFALLKVPAHLHELLDDSGLNADDIDAFCIHQGSAAIVDAVARRFEGEPEKFIKDMVETGNTVSSSIPLLLEKHALDSSWNRVALSGFGVGLSWGSAIIYRP, from the coding sequence ATGATTGGCATAAAAAGCATTGCGAGCTACGTTCCTGTAGCCGGCGTGGACAATTACGCACAAGGTGCAAAATTCGAGAAGGATGAAGAATTCATCCTCGGCAAGATCGGTTCGGCCTTCCTGCCACGCAAAGACGCAGAACAGGAAACTTCCGATCTGTGCGTTGAAGCGGCCAATGCGCTGTTTGCCAGCAATCCTGAGCTGAAACGTGAATCCATCGATGCGTTGATCGTCGTGACCCAGAACGGTGACGAAGAAGGCCTGCCGCATACGGCAGCGATCGTGCAGGACAAGCTCGGTCTGCCGACCAATGTCGCCGCGTTCGACATTTCCCTGGGTTGCTCCGGTTACGTTTACGGCATCTACGCGATCAAGGGCTTCATGGAAGCCGCCGGCCTGAAGAACGGTTTGCTGATCACTGCCGACCCGTATTCGAAAATCGTCGACCCGGAAGACCGCAACACCACCATGCTGTTCGGCGACGCCGCCACCGCGACCTGGATGGGTGAAGACCCGGTCTGGGCGCTGGGCAAGGCCAAATTCGGCACCGACGGTTCGGGTGCACCGCACCTGAAAGTCACCGATGGCGTGTTCTTCATGAACGGTCGTCAGGTGTTCAACTTTGCATTGTTGAAAGTCCCGGCGCACTTGCATGAGTTGCTCGACGATTCCGGCCTCAACGCCGATGACATTGATGCATTCTGCATTCACCAGGGCAGCGCGGCGATTGTCGATGCCGTGGCGCGGCGCTTCGAAGGCGAGCCGGAGAAGTTCATCAAGGACATGGTCGAGACCGGCAATACCGTGTCGTCGAGCATTCCGCTGCTGCTGGAGAAGCACGCGCTGGATTCCAGCTGGAACCGAGTGGCGCTCAGCGGTTTCGGCGTCGGTCTTTCGTGGGGTTCGGCGATTATCTATCGTCCTTGA
- a CDS encoding sigma-54 dependent transcriptional regulator, with product MWRETKILLIDDDSVRRRDLAVILNFLGEENLPCGSHDWQQAVGSLSSSREVICVLIGTVNAPGALLGLLKTLSTWDEFLPVLLMGDNSSVDLPEDQRRRVLSTLEMPPSYSKLLDSLHRAQVYREMYDQARERGRHREPNLFRSLVGTSRAIQHVRQMMQQVADTDASVLILGESGTGKEVVARNLHYHSKRRDAPFVPVNCGAIPAELLESELFGHEKGAFTGAITSRAGRFELANGGTLFLDEIGDMPLPMQVKLLRVLQERTFERVGSNKTQSVDVRIIAATHKNLESMIEIGTFREDLYYRLNVFPIEMAPLRERVEDIPLLMNELISRMEHEKRGSIRFNSAAIMSLCRHGWPGNVRELANLVERMAIMHPYGVIGVVELPKKFRYVDDEDEQMVDSLRSDLEERVAINGHTPDFTANAMLPPEGLDLKDYLGGLEQGLIQQALDDANGIVARAAERLRIRRTTLVEKMRKYGMSRREGDEQADD from the coding sequence ATGTGGCGTGAAACCAAAATTCTGCTGATCGATGACGATAGCGTCCGCCGCCGCGACCTGGCGGTGATTTTAAATTTTCTTGGCGAAGAAAATTTACCCTGCGGAAGCCATGACTGGCAGCAGGCAGTCGGCTCTTTGTCGTCTAGTCGTGAGGTCATTTGCGTACTGATCGGGACGGTCAATGCTCCTGGTGCGCTTTTGGGCCTGTTAAAGACACTCTCGACCTGGGATGAGTTCCTTCCGGTTTTGCTGATGGGCGATAATTCTTCGGTGGACTTGCCCGAAGACCAGCGCCGCCGGGTACTTTCGACCCTCGAAATGCCGCCGAGCTACAGCAAATTGCTGGACTCCCTGCACCGCGCCCAGGTCTATCGCGAAATGTACGACCAGGCCCGCGAGCGCGGCCGTCATCGCGAACCCAACCTGTTCCGCAGCCTCGTCGGCACCAGCCGGGCGATCCAGCATGTGCGCCAGATGATGCAGCAGGTGGCCGACACCGACGCCAGTGTGCTGATCCTCGGCGAGTCCGGCACCGGCAAGGAAGTGGTTGCGCGTAACCTGCATTACCATTCCAAGCGTCGTGATGCGCCGTTCGTGCCGGTCAACTGCGGGGCGATCCCGGCAGAACTGCTGGAAAGCGAACTGTTCGGCCACGAGAAGGGTGCCTTCACCGGCGCGATTACCAGCCGTGCTGGCCGCTTCGAGCTGGCCAACGGCGGTACGCTGTTCCTCGACGAAATCGGTGACATGCCGCTGCCGATGCAGGTCAAGCTGCTGCGCGTGCTGCAGGAGCGCACCTTCGAGCGCGTGGGCAGCAACAAGACCCAAAGTGTCGACGTGCGCATCATCGCCGCGACCCACAAGAATCTCGAAAGCATGATTGAGATCGGCACCTTCCGCGAAGACCTCTACTATCGCCTGAACGTGTTCCCGATCGAGATGGCGCCGCTGCGTGAGCGCGTCGAAGACATTCCGCTGCTGATGAACGAACTGATTTCGCGGATGGAGCACGAGAAGCGCGGTTCGATCCGTTTCAACTCCGCCGCGATCATGTCCCTGTGCCGTCACGGCTGGCCTGGCAACGTCCGCGAACTGGCCAACCTGGTGGAGCGCATGGCGATCATGCATCCGTACGGGGTGATCGGCGTGGTCGAGCTGCCGAAGAAATTCCGCTACGTCGACGACGAAGACGAGCAAATGGTCGACAGCCTGCGCAGCGATCTGGAAGAGCGCGTGGCAATCAACGGCCACACGCCGGACTTCACCGCCAACGCCATGCTGCCGCCGGAAGGTCTTGATCTGAAGGACTACCTCGGTGGTCTGGAGCAAGGCCTGATCCAGCAGGCGCTGGATGATGCCAACGGCATCGTGGCCCGTGCCGCCGAACGTCTGCGCATCCGTCGCACCACGCTGGTGGAGAAGATGCGCAAGTACGGCATGAGCCGGCGTGAAGGTGATGAACAGGCGGATGATTGA
- a CDS encoding motility associated factor glycosyltransferase family protein, with amino-acid sequence MSEFFQANANVIERRWPALFARLLNEDSSVIDAGLTQGLGSTLSINGIQLTSRHDRVHEARVQAASLPAEKSRLHVYGTGLGDLPTVLLERAGLERLYVHILNGALFALVLQLIDQRQWLEDPRVELLYAGELPDICTPFFALPAEMLLADDFNAKIRDRLVSEVHLSFNNREFDPQSPFIQQRLQDCLPVLLADDDVAQLFGTCAGREIYVIGTGPTLEQHFERLAAIRERDERPLFICVDTAYRPLREHGIVPDYVVSIDQRISFRHLPFEESNGIPLVYLPMSDPEVLRAWKGRRYGGYSLSPVYAALREQHPRALLHVGGSVIHPAVDLAVKMGAARITLFGADFAFPMNKTHAGWSDGDLGPSVNQARHWVRDGFGERVSTQLNFRGYLCVLERYIASQPHVEFFNSSRAGALIAGTRFNQEFVQ; translated from the coding sequence ATGAGCGAGTTTTTCCAAGCCAATGCCAACGTCATTGAGCGACGCTGGCCGGCGCTTTTCGCGCGATTGCTGAACGAAGACAGTTCGGTGATCGACGCCGGATTGACGCAGGGGCTGGGTTCGACGCTGAGCATCAACGGCATTCAGCTCACCAGTCGCCACGACCGTGTCCATGAGGCCCGGGTTCAGGCTGCCAGCCTGCCGGCGGAGAAGTCGCGACTGCACGTCTATGGCACCGGCCTCGGAGATTTGCCGACCGTGCTGCTGGAGCGTGCCGGGCTTGAGCGCTTGTATGTGCATATCCTCAATGGCGCGCTCTTCGCCCTGGTGTTGCAACTGATCGATCAGCGGCAATGGCTGGAGGATCCGCGGGTAGAGCTTCTGTACGCCGGTGAGCTGCCGGACATCTGCACGCCGTTTTTTGCCTTGCCGGCGGAGATGCTGCTGGCCGACGACTTCAACGCGAAGATCCGTGATCGTCTGGTCAGTGAAGTGCACCTGAGCTTCAACAATCGTGAGTTCGATCCGCAGTCGCCCTTCATTCAACAGCGTCTGCAGGACTGCCTGCCGGTGTTGCTCGCTGACGATGATGTGGCGCAATTGTTCGGCACTTGCGCTGGTCGGGAGATCTATGTGATCGGCACCGGGCCGACCCTTGAGCAGCATTTCGAGCGACTGGCCGCCATTCGCGAGCGAGACGAGCGCCCACTGTTCATTTGCGTCGATACCGCTTACCGACCGCTGCGTGAGCACGGGATCGTGCCCGACTACGTGGTGAGTATTGATCAGCGCATCAGCTTTCGGCATTTGCCCTTTGAGGAGTCCAACGGCATCCCGCTGGTGTATCTGCCCATGAGCGACCCTGAGGTACTGAGGGCCTGGAAGGGCAGGCGCTACGGCGGCTATTCGCTGAGCCCGGTCTATGCGGCATTGCGTGAGCAACACCCAAGGGCGCTGCTGCATGTGGGCGGCAGTGTGATTCACCCGGCGGTGGATCTGGCGGTGAAGATGGGCGCGGCGCGGATCACGCTGTTTGGCGCTGACTTTGCGTTTCCGATGAACAAGACCCACGCCGGCTGGAGTGATGGTGATCTGGGGCCGTCGGTGAATCAGGCGCGGCACTGGGTGCGTGACGGCTTCGGTGAGCGTGTCAGTACGCAGCTCAATTTTCGCGGTTATCTGTGTGTGCTTGAGCGATACATCGCCAGTCAGCCGCACGTCGAGTTTTTCAATAGTAGCCGCGCAGGTGCGTTGATTGCCGGGACGCGTTTCAATCAGGAGTTCGTGCAATGA
- the pseF gene encoding pseudaminic acid cytidylyltransferase, whose protein sequence is MSNVAIIPARGGSKRIPRKNLKPFDGVPMIARSIRTALDSGLFDQVVVSTDDEEIAELAQAHGVQVPFLRPAQLADDFTGTAAVIVHALQQLPHFDYACCVYATAPLLQARFLRQGLELLEQHPDKSFAFSVTDFGFPVQRALTLDCQGALTAMYPEFRNTRSQDLPAAFQDAGQFYWGRSEAWLRGEVLYSPASLPVILPRHLVQDIDTAEDWKRAEYLYAALKAGGELQ, encoded by the coding sequence TTGAGCAACGTCGCAATCATCCCGGCCCGTGGCGGAAGCAAACGCATTCCGCGCAAGAACCTCAAACCGTTCGACGGTGTGCCGATGATTGCCCGTTCGATTCGCACGGCACTGGATTCGGGGTTGTTCGACCAGGTGGTGGTCAGCACCGATGACGAGGAGATTGCCGAGCTGGCACAGGCTCATGGTGTGCAGGTACCGTTCTTGCGTCCGGCGCAGTTGGCCGATGACTTCACCGGTACGGCGGCGGTGATCGTGCATGCCTTGCAGCAATTGCCGCACTTTGATTACGCCTGTTGCGTGTACGCCACGGCGCCGTTGTTGCAGGCGCGGTTCCTGCGTCAGGGGCTCGAGTTGCTGGAGCAGCATCCCGACAAGTCCTTTGCTTTTTCGGTCACCGATTTTGGCTTTCCGGTACAGCGTGCCTTGACCCTCGACTGTCAGGGTGCGCTGACGGCGATGTACCCCGAGTTTCGCAATACCCGTTCGCAGGATCTGCCGGCCGCCTTTCAGGATGCCGGCCAGTTCTACTGGGGTCGCAGCGAGGCCTGGTTGCGTGGCGAGGTGCTGTATTCGCCGGCCAGCCTGCCGGTGATTCTGCCCCGGCATCTGGTGCAGGACATCGACACCGCTGAAGACTGGAAACGCGCCGAGTATCTCTACGCGGCACTCAAGGCCGGCGGAGAGCTGCAATGA
- the fliS gene encoding flagellar export chaperone FliS has product MNPMLALRQYQKVGAHAQTSEASPHRLVQMLMEGGLQRIAQAKGAIERKDIPGKCTSISKAIGIVSGLREGLDLENSADTLADLDGLYIYMMKRLAEANISSDPRILDEVAGLLSTVKEGWDAIAPTPAPQF; this is encoded by the coding sequence ATGAATCCGATGTTAGCCCTTCGGCAGTACCAGAAAGTCGGTGCTCACGCGCAGACGTCCGAAGCCAGTCCGCACCGTCTGGTACAAATGCTGATGGAAGGTGGCCTGCAGCGCATCGCGCAAGCCAAAGGCGCCATCGAGCGCAAGGATATTCCCGGCAAGTGCACGTCGATCAGCAAGGCCATCGGCATCGTCAGCGGCTTGCGTGAAGGCCTGGATCTGGAGAATTCCGCGGATACGCTGGCTGATCTGGACGGTCTTTATATCTACATGATGAAGCGTCTTGCCGAGGCGAACATCAGTAGCGACCCGCGTATTCTGGACGAGGTTGCCGGCTTGTTGAGCACGGTAAAAGAAGGCTGGGATGCCATTGCTCCTACGCCCGCTCCTCAGTTTTAA
- the pseG gene encoding UDP-2,4-diacetamido-2,4,6-trideoxy-beta-L-altropyranose hydrolase — protein sequence MRVLIRADASPTIGSGHIARCLTLARVLRAQGSHVAFACRRLPGHRLDALQSEGFETFALPDRYAGEDPEQAIESMLPWQADIDALATQLEGQAEFDWVIADHYGLDHHWQTAARRFAPRIAAVDDLATRRYSVDLLLNQNLSGLSENYQPLLPAGCRTLLGPRFAMLREEFSGPAIEIKPVARRVLVNFGGFDAARQTHHAMLALADFSGLEVDFVAGADNPAWAEMQALAELRPNWRLHSFVSDFHRRMTEADLFIGAGGGTSWERAALGLPTICIAVSNNQQANGEVMAAAGAHVFMGAREQVSVEQLRDAIGFVVDNFYLRQSLAERSRQLVDGRGALRVAAALAGAVLKLRAVTLDDAQVLFDGRNADAVQRWSVKSGVIEWSQHLDWLNASLRNPQRLLLIAEADDGPVGVLRYDLRGFEAEVSLYLLEGRFGLGWGRALLTRGEAFVTTHWPQLTAISAQVLPANQASLNVFRDAGFTQSACAFTKDLKEHRS from the coding sequence ATGAGAGTACTGATCCGCGCCGACGCCTCGCCGACCATCGGCAGCGGCCATATCGCCCGATGCCTGACGCTGGCGCGAGTGTTGCGCGCCCAGGGCAGTCACGTGGCGTTTGCCTGTCGGCGCTTGCCGGGGCATCGGCTCGATGCGTTGCAGAGTGAAGGCTTCGAGACGTTCGCGTTGCCGGATCGCTACGCCGGTGAAGATCCGGAGCAGGCCATCGAATCGATGCTGCCGTGGCAGGCGGATATCGATGCGCTGGCGACGCAGCTGGAGGGACAGGCCGAATTCGACTGGGTCATCGCCGACCATTACGGCCTCGATCATCACTGGCAGACCGCCGCCCGGCGCTTCGCGCCACGGATCGCCGCCGTGGACGATCTGGCGACCCGTCGCTACAGCGTGGATCTGCTGCTCAATCAGAACCTCTCCGGCCTCAGTGAAAACTATCAGCCGCTGCTGCCGGCCGGCTGCCGGACGTTGCTCGGCCCGCGCTTTGCCATGCTGCGCGAAGAGTTCAGCGGCCCGGCCATCGAGATCAAACCCGTGGCGCGGCGGGTGCTGGTGAATTTCGGCGGCTTCGACGCTGCCCGGCAGACCCATCACGCGATGCTGGCGCTGGCGGATTTTTCCGGGCTTGAAGTGGACTTTGTCGCCGGTGCCGACAACCCGGCATGGGCAGAAATGCAGGCACTGGCCGAGCTGCGGCCGAACTGGCGCCTGCACAGTTTTGTCAGTGACTTTCATCGACGCATGACCGAAGCCGATCTGTTCATCGGCGCCGGTGGTGGCACCAGTTGGGAGCGCGCGGCCTTGGGCCTGCCGACGATCTGCATTGCCGTGTCGAACAACCAGCAGGCCAACGGCGAGGTGATGGCGGCGGCCGGGGCTCATGTGTTCATGGGCGCCCGGGAGCAGGTGAGCGTCGAGCAACTGCGTGATGCCATCGGTTTTGTCGTCGACAATTTTTATTTGCGGCAGAGCCTGGCCGAGCGTTCACGGCAACTGGTCGACGGACGCGGCGCGCTGCGTGTCGCGGCGGCACTGGCCGGTGCGGTGCTCAAGTTGCGTGCAGTGACGCTGGACGATGCGCAGGTTTTGTTCGACGGGCGCAATGCCGACGCCGTGCAGCGCTGGTCAGTGAAGAGCGGCGTGATCGAATGGTCGCAGCATCTGGACTGGTTGAACGCCAGTCTGCGCAATCCTCAACGGCTGTTGTTGATCGCCGAGGCCGATGACGGCCCGGTCGGTGTGTTGCGCTACGATCTGCGCGGTTTCGAGGCCGAGGTTTCGCTGTATCTGCTGGAGGGGCGATTCGGTCTCGGCTGGGGCAGGGCGCTGCTGACGCGGGGCGAGGCGTTCGTCACGACGCACTGGCCGCAATTGACCGCGATCAGCGCACAGGTCTTGCCGGCCAATCAGGCCTCATTGAATGTATTTCGTGACGCCGGGTTCACCCAAAGTGCCTGCGCGTTCACCAAGGATTTGAAGGAACACCGTTCATGA
- a CDS encoding flagellin domain-containing protein, translating to MALTVNTNTTSLNVQKNLNRASDALSTSMQRLSSGLKINSAKDDAAGLQISNRMASQIRGNTQAIQNANDGISVAQTAEGALQASTDILQRMRELAVKARNGTNGTADQTATNAEFAQMSDEITRISAATNLNGKNLLDGSAGTVTLQVGANTGSANHIDLVLSSKFDAVSLSVGSGTVVLTGATSAAAASNIDNAITAIDAAIAAIGATRASLGASQNRLTSTIQNLQNITENTTAAQGRVQDTDFAAETANLTKQQTLQQASTSVLAQANQLPSAVLKLLQ from the coding sequence ATGGCTTTAACAGTAAACACCAACACCACGTCGTTGAACGTTCAGAAAAACCTGAACCGCGCCTCCGACGCTCTGTCGACTTCGATGCAGCGCCTGTCTTCCGGCCTGAAAATCAACAGCGCTAAAGACGACGCCGCTGGCCTGCAGATCTCCAACCGTATGGCTTCGCAAATCCGCGGTAACACCCAGGCCATCCAGAACGCCAACGACGGTATCTCCGTTGCTCAGACCGCTGAAGGCGCTCTGCAAGCTTCGACCGACATTCTGCAGCGTATGCGTGAACTGGCTGTTAAAGCACGTAACGGTACCAACGGCACTGCTGACCAGACCGCTACCAACGCTGAATTCGCTCAGATGTCTGACGAAATCACCCGTATCTCGGCTGCTACCAACCTGAACGGCAAAAACCTGCTGGACGGTTCGGCTGGTACTGTGACCCTGCAAGTTGGCGCAAACACCGGTTCGGCTAACCACATCGACCTGGTACTGAGCTCCAAGTTCGACGCCGTGAGCCTGTCCGTAGGTAGCGGTACTGTTGTTCTGACCGGTGCTACTTCGGCTGCCGCCGCTTCGAACATCGACAACGCGATCACTGCAATCGACGCCGCTATCGCTGCAATCGGTGCAACTCGTGCCAGCCTGGGTGCTTCGCAAAACCGTCTGACCAGCACCATCCAGAACTTGCAGAACATCACCGAGAACACCACTGCTGCACAAGGTCGCGTACAAGATACCGACTTCGCCGCAGAGACTGCTAACCTGACCAAGCAGCAAACCCTGCAACAGGCTTCGACCTCTGTTCTGGCTCAAGCCAACCAACTGCCTTCCGCTGTACTGAAGCTGCTTCAGTAA